The genomic interval TTTGGCTCTAGACACTTTTAGGAGGGAATAAAATAACAGCAGTGAATAATTTAAAATACACTTGTACAATACAAATACTAatgtgtttcgaaccggaGTGTCACCTTGTTAGCTTCAAGGGTCCCAATTAAGGCTTCCAACTCAAGCTAACAAGTACAAAAAGAGCGATCAGAGATCAGAAATGAGTTTAAAAGCAACATGGTTGTCAGTCACGTTTGGAAATTCAATTCAGCGTGTTTTCTTACAACTGACTTGATTGATCTTCCTGCGCCGGCAGATTGCGAGCCAGTGCTGCACCACATGGTAGCTGTTTGGTCTTTTTAGTTAGAAGGTACTACTAGATCTGACCTGGAACAAATAAACAACGTTCAAACTCAGCACTTTTGGTTTGCAATCTCTCGCCACAAGGAGATTGATTCAAGTTATACTCTCTACGCCACCCTTTTTCCACATTCATTGAtgccctaaccgaggtccttcaAGCCAAGAAACTGACAAGTCAGGTTGTTgctttttctacctttttgcAAACTCCcttaccgctacagggaatcgAATTCCTAccacttcaagacgaaaagctTATTTAtcatattcaacattttgttcatatatctgatccaccaacgaattggagttggtggatctggctagaCCTTAATTAGGGttcatcaggaattttagtcaaaaccttGTCCAAGCCTGATTTTAATCCCGTTATTGGATCAACAACGCCCACATActctctacgaatatttgagggcagcaaattgaacaatgaaggagctcaagaaAGAGGAGATGAGACGGAATTTAtttttcgaactagcctggattctcgagggcttgaaggtgatcTAAAAAAAGAACGTTaagtctctacggtcacttgcaaatgaccctaaatcctgggttgggacaaagctcatggatacttttgaaaacgtacagtaccaGATTACTTTCGTACCTTCcttgaatactgtacagtcccaaacACAGTTCGAAACACATCCCAAAATACAACTACTATTAATCTACACAAAGATCTCTTGAGTAATTAAGGATTAGCTATAGTCTCAAACTTTCATTTCCTTATTGTTACCGCACTTTTGTGGGTTATAACGTTTCGCGAAGCGTGTTCAGCCTGGGCCAAACCAGTAATGCAGGCGTAATGGGCAATGGTTATGACTTACGCCCACTTACTTTTTTGCCTTCTGACCCGGGAGCCAATAAAGGTGAACTTAAGGTTTCGATGTCCATCTGTTGTCCACCAACTCCAATGGAGGTGTATGAGCCGCGAGAAAAGGCTTGAGTATTCCACGCGGTGCtagaaaaagcaaagaaaatagtTTTAACTTGAACTTGCAAACCTGTTCTCAAACTGCTGATTGACGAAGTCAAACTTACTAAATGCACGATTTTGGTTTGGGCACACTGGGATCGTTCAAAAACTTTCGAAGGATTTTCAAGCAGGTATCTGCAATTTCTTTCACGTTAAGCGATTCCATAAATCGGGCCTCATCTCCCGAAATCCACGACACAAAGAGCACCTCACTGACTTTACAGAAAGAGTACAACTTTCGATACCAACGATCTTTGAGAGAAATTCGAGTCTCATCGATAGTTTCCCACAGCAAAATGACCTCAGAGATCTCAGGCGTCAGAAAAGGAGCATCCCACTCCAAGAATATCTTGTTCACCACaccaaaattgagttttttcaTGGCCTCCACTTTGACATTGGGTAGGGGAGGCGAGAACAAATCTGACTGAGCTTTTAGCACTCCTAATGGCACAGCACATATCACATGTTGGGCACGAAATTCGGCCCCATTATCGCACAAAACGTTGACGGCCGAGGCATTTGACTGGCTTGATCTTTCATCGCCTTCGTTCCAATTAATCGATTTCACTACGTGGCCCAAAAGTATGGATTCTTTGGGTATGGCCCTAACCACCGGGTGTAAAATACTCGAGTATCCTCTAGGTAAGGTCACATTCCCCCCCGGTAACTCGACATAGCTGCCAATACCCACCAGATCAACTGAACTCATTTGATCGCAGCCTGAAAGGGTCATCAACACGAAAAAGATTCAGCATGAAAAGCAAGGACAGGGTCTTATTTTGCTCTTACCTGTAATGCAGCATTCTCGCTTGAGGAGATAGTCGAATATCAATCGACGAACACGTTTCTGATCCGGTGGAAACCGTTGAAGGAACAAACCAATTTCCAACTCGACATGCTCGCCTACGGATTGGACGCCTTCGGGAGGCTTGTATTTGCAGGAAAAGTACTCTTCGCATCGCTTGAAGAACCAATAGTAAGCTTCATACACTTCCTACAGGGCCAGAACCAAGAAAAATTAGCCATGATCGGGAACGACTCGATCCCATAATACGGACTAACTTGGAGCACGGCAAAGGGTACCCTTTTCCCCCCCTCGGTAACTGCCGCCACTTTATGAGGCTTGGGGGCTTGCGTGACGTCCACCAAGCCATTGGCAATGGCCAACTTGTACAAAGGATTGCCCAGAATGCCATGCACATAACTAGCCCCCAATTCCGCCGGACAGCCGCCTGCAATCAAACAATTCAGGTTCATTTCAGAAGATCaggcatgcatgcatgcattctGGTTTCGTTTCTTACCCATTTCCAGGGTCATGACTCTTCCGCCGAGTCTTTTGCGGGCTTCTAACAACAGGAAATTATGATGGCCGTTTTGGGTCAGGTAGTTAGCCGCAGCCAACCCCGCCAATCCGCCTCCAATGATCAAGTATTGGACATCCCGGGGGACTGGCGCACTCAGAGCAGCAGCCTCAGCCATAACGCCGGTAAGATGATCTTCCTACTCGGATCCACCCATCCCCTCCTCATGAGGATCATAGATATCAAGCTGGCAGGCTGACTGGTTGGCTCCACGAATCCATCAgtgatccaaatcaaacattaATGCCCGTTTCACTTGATCTCATGAGAAAATGAACCACTGACTCCCTTCTCCAGCATTCATTcgatcaacatttttttcattcatctaCCCATGAGAGCATTATCCGGTTGGGTTTCGCTCCCTGCACTGAGACACTAAGTCAGTCCTCTTGATCGAGATGGGATGGGGCTTGTCTAGAATTCCTTTATGCCTTTAAGTCGGCATAAGGGCTGAGTTAGTTAGGAGCTGAAGTGCCACCCGTGCCACCCTTTTATCATGTCCTTCTTTCTGTCTCcttgtttctttcttcagTGCTATATACTGTATACCCTTGACTCTCTGTCTGTGTATGGTTTAACAGTGTTCTTTCAGCTGGGGATTTCGCAGACACAACAAACTTCCGACCAGGTGGCCAGACATAGGGACACTCCATTTCTTGAAAGCTAGTAAATTACTATTTATTAGCTACTACTTCACTAGTAGTAATAGATCAGTCCCGCACAAAGTGAGCCAGATTGCAATTTTTTAGCGCGCATGGACAGGCTGTTCGTTAAAAGACGCTTTTGGTCTAATGGTAGAGGGCCAATAATCGGCTAAAGTAGCACCATTTCATAGTTGTCCGTTTAAGTTGCGTTCGATATGTGCTAGCAAAATTGATGTTAAGCTGGTTTCGACTGTTTGTGGGCAAAACAATGCATACTTCGATTTTTcaccaaaatatgaaatcaaaTCGATTAtccatgtcaagtaaaggaaattcaagggaaaatgaggagcggcaccctgattttgggcattttgtggaggaggaagaaccaagacaaacatcacaccTAGAGGGCTCTAATCATGGCCAACTGCACTGTCATCCACTTGAATTTTTTGCCTTCGAGAAGTTCAGATGCCTTGTGTGACTAAACTTAAAAAAGGTCATCACTGCACTAACATCTtagctcaatatcagaatcctgtttgcttcaacacaATTGCCAATTCAAATAACTGGCAAATTAAATCTGTGGGCGGTGTGGATGGCCTGGTCATGTGATTTATAGTTTTGCTCCCTagttttttatttacttctcaGTGAAATTCTCAGCGTTGTTTTTACACACACGTTAGACATTATCTACTGCCAtgtaaattgattgaaaatacatTGATTTGGTTGAACGCACAGCATGATGTTCCGTAGAGATAGACTGGCTGAGACATGGTCCAATAGCGCTTTGCAATCAAATATCGATGTCCTTGTCACAAATATAAGCGGGATCTCCCACCCTCGTACTCTTATACTCGCATGGCGAGATTGGAAAAGCTCCTTCCACACGATCTCGATGCATGGGCCTGGTCAGCCTGTTCAACGGCCCATTCAGGCCTTGCTCATTCCTCTGTTCTGACTGGTGGAGTTATATGCTCCACCGGTAGATATCATGTCGCATAACATTGTGTACGAAAACAGGTTTGAGCTTGACAATTGTGGCATAAGTCAAAGAGAAGTGGGGTAAAGCCTTTCCGAGTTGTGTCGGTTCGAAATGACGGATTGGTCGCGGTGATTAAAGCAATCCGTGCGTGTCAGCCCAATCCGATCTCCATTCAGCCTGGGATTCTCCTCACCCAACATGAATCAACCTCTCACTTGACGAGCCTGCTATCTTTCTCTCGATTGCTTGGGCCTCACAAGTGACTTCCACCAATCAAGATACGAGCGTATATTGACATGGGTCGCTTGATCGTAGAACACGTCCGTAATCCGTAGTTCGTTGAGGTGAGAGTGTAACACCCACAACATCATGGAGATCCCGAGATGTTGAGCATTCAGCCCTTCACCATGGCCCGGAGGATTCTTACACATGGCGAGATCATGCTAAATCGGGCGGCAGCGACGCCAAAAAGTTATCATGTCGTTCCGAGCTGGTGGGGTCGGTTCGCCCGATATTCTACATCAACGGTGCCCGTGCCCTTGGGACACGATGCGAAATTGTCCCAAAGCCAGGCAGCCGTGAAATCCGAGGGAAACATTCTTACAGACACCTTGAATCGACATCATTCCTACCTACGGATTTCTTTAACGGAGCGATGCAATTTGCGGTGCCAGTATTGTATGCCCGAAGAGGGAGTGCAGCTCACCCCTCAAAACCGATTGCTCTCTTCGGCCGAGATCGTGACCTTGGCCGGGATTTTTGCCGAAGAAGGCGTGTCTAAGATCCGACTCACAGGAGGCGAGCCCTTGGTGCGGTCCGACTTGGCTGACATCATCCGCAGTCTTAAAGCCGTGCCTGGCGTGAAAACTGTGGGGATTACGACCAACGCTCTTACGTTGAGTCGAAAACTGGACTCTTTAATGGCGGCTGGCTTAGATGCCCTCAACATTAGTCTGGATACCCTGATCAAGCCCAAGTTCGAGCACATTACCCGTAGAAGAGGCCATGATCGAGTCCTGCAAGCCATCCAAGATGCCTCGAGTAGCGGACACTTTGACCGGGTCAAAGTGAACTGCGTTGTGATGCGCGGAATGAATGAGGAGGAAGTGCCCAACTTTGTCGAACTGACTCGAGAATGGCCGATTGATATTCGGTTTATTGAGTATATGCCTTTTGATGGGAATAAGTGGCTCTTGAAGAAGTTTGTTCCCTATCAGGAGATGTTAAATAGTCTCAGGAAATCCTATCCCGAATTGGTGCGCATATCAGATCAGCCTAATGACACTTCCAAAGCTTGGCAGGTGCCCGGCTTTCTGGGACAAATTGGTTTTATCACGTCCATGAGTAAGAACTTTTGCGGATCTTGCAATCGGTTGAGATTGACAGCCGATGGCAATCTCAAGGTATGCCTTTTTGGAAACACCGAATTGAACCTCCGAGATGCTCTCCGAGATTCGGCACTGAACAAAGATGATATCAAAGAACTCATCGGTGAAGCGGTCATGAAGAAAAAGCCGCGCCATGCAGGTatgctcaaaatcaaagagTCTGCTAACCGGCCAATGATACTTATCGGAGGTTGAACTCCGAACAAGGAATGTCTAATGGTACAGTTGGTCAGGGTGTTGGTATCATGTTTGGGTGTGctaataaatgaaatatttttcttgttgagCCACGGAAAATCCGTTGGCAGAATTTGATTCGGTTTCATTAGTTGATTATTTGTGAACATAACGGCAAGGGAGGTCCAACACTCCAATTATATTTTGTTGGCTTGGTGATATCAAATCTATCACTTCGTAACAATGCTACATATACATATAATttcttcaatctttttattaTGTATGGGCACTTTTGGCGGCAGCCACGTCAGGCATGTTTGAGAGCCAAATAGACACTTCATTAACGATGGCCTTGGAATACTTCACATTGCTCACTGAATAAGAAAGTAAAGTCTCTTTCATTCGTCTTACTCTTTCCACATGAAATTGTCTAATTTCTGTGCCAACTCGTTGAGTGCAGAGTGCAAGTTGCGATGGCTCGTCCGACAACTCTCCGTCTTGTTCTATTAAAGCATCTCTTTGGCCAATTGCTTTGACCTCTGATTCAAAGTACTTGACAAAGGTTGCCAAATATGAACCCAGATATCGTTGGGAAGCATATATTTTGTCTTGGAGCAACGTGGCCTCGTGAATGAATGCTTGAGAGAAATTGACATTCACATCATCACTCACTCTAGACGTTGTTAGTTCAACAGCAGCTAGAAGAAGAAGTTTCTGCGATAGTTTGTTGGACACATCCAAAACCCGATGGAGACGCTCTTGAACTGACAGCAAGTGCTGGCAGTAGGTCTCAGATCTTTGCCTTTCTTTACCAAAAAGATCCGGCTCATTCTGGTGACTGCTTTTGGGCCGACCCTTGAAACCCTTGTAAAGACCAGAGAAAAATACCTTCACCGGAAACTGTGGCTTCAAGGTGGGAGTTTTAGTGGATAGAAAAAAGTCTGACAATATCGATATCTCCGCGATCACTGGATGACTTAAGCATTTGCGAATAAAATAGCAAAGTCTTTCCTCCTCCAGTTTGTTCCAAGGTAAATCAAGACCCAATCGGAAGGGAACAGTTCGGGAGATTTCATCCGGCACCGGAGGCACTATCACGCCCAATTGGGACACTTGTGAGGATAAAGATTGGTGCAGTTGAATGAATTCATCGAAGGTTCTTTTGATGATTGACCCTTCGCTCGATAGCTTCTGGCCATTTTGAAGTGGCCACACCTGAAATacatcaaacaaataaaaggTTAAACAATAGGTAGCTAAACTACACCTAACTTTGTGATCGTACCATCAAGGTGTATGTCTTCGAACTTCGGCCAGGACCGGGGGCCGAatccaaaaatgttatctcAAATTGGGCTCGATGGGCGGAGGGGTGAGCAGAGCGATTTGAACCTGAGGCTACAGTGGATCCAGTAATCCTTTTAGTCTCCAAAGATAGGCCTGATGACTCCAAAATTGGACTGCCACAAGGAGACATCCCCGGAGAATCGGGGCCCTCAGTGGACGATGAACTCCACGACGTGGAACAGCTGTCCAGTTTGGGACAGATTGCACTGCTTTCGTTCATCATGATGAGCGGATTGAGATGACCGATTTGGTGTGTTCTGTTCAGCAGAAACACAGCCAATCAATTCTAGTAGCTTAAATTGATATCATTTTAGTAGAATTCGGCCCGACGCCGTATCAGACGACTTGGAGCctttcgaaaaaggaaaacagGATCAACCAAAACCTGCCTGCCTTCCACTTGGTTAATACTAAGGGCTGAAGAATAGTTGGACCTGGATCATACTGGAGGGTTGGAGGTTGGAACTCTCTCCTTTCGCGACAAAGAGAAAGCCAAGTTAGACTGAGACTGCTGAGTGGGCTCTAAAGCGCCTTCTGCGATGCATAAATGTCCAAGCAAGAACCAAATACGAAAGAAACGAAGCTACTTTTGTCTCTAACTGTCTCTAACTCTAGAACGGCCCCGTTTGTTAGGCAATCACTTATTTCCTGAAGAGTTGCCAACGTGTGCACCAGTTGACTGGTTTGTGAGTGAGTTAATACGTTCTCAATAGTAGTGGCTCTCTAGGATGGATTCAGAAAAACATGAATGGAATGACATATTCTTTTATGTTACAAGTCATCTTCCAAGCTAGAACTGGATAAAAATTTCAATTCGTTTTTAAAGGATGTGcacttttttgtccattttggaTATTTCGTTGCTGTTCAGTGTGAAGAACAAATTCTTAAAGATGTATTTTTAATTGTTGACTTGATGGCCTTTAAATATCACCTAATCACCtaagtatgtccatgtgacacctagtaatctgtcaaatcatcatttgaccagttacaaactgagagtaaggtgaCTCATGtggtcaggtcgaatccgaaggcttttttctcttatgcaaactttaAGAGAAAGACGAAAtaccctgttgggccttttgaggttgatggggaggccattagcaatgtagagaccatggctaacatgcttggagatcaattatccagtgtgttttcaaccctaCTGTGTTCataagcaacagctcattgctctgaaaatgAGTCTGTTGGATTGACAaagtcagtcaagttgagcgtttagatgatcttgtagtcacaaaTCAAGAGGCATTAAAGGCCATCAAGGGCTTGAGGCTCTCAatttctcctggtcctgatggcgtgacatctcagtttctggtgagatgctcactggttcttgctcctgttttctcgtacttgatgcgttgcatcttggatcaggacaagtttccatcgtcactaaaattagctcaggttgttccaatttttaaagggggataAGTCGCTCCGAGTAACTATaagccgatttctctcacttcgaatattgcgaaggtgtttgaaaagatcatgaagtccaaacttgttgagtttcttgaagtccatgctgtccttcctcctggttagcatgggttctgagcacatcTTAGCACGGTTGCCCAACTGATTAAACATATAGAACatattattgaggaactagagaaaCATGACTCAGTTGATGTtgagtaatatggccctgaacggaatgaattCCGCTCAGATAATGGAGGAAAGGTATTGAGCAA from Tigriopus californicus strain San Diego chromosome 5, Tcal_SD_v2.1, whole genome shotgun sequence carries:
- the LOC131880238 gene encoding peroxisomal N(1)-acetyl-spermine/spermidine oxidase-like, with the translated sequence MAEAAALSAPVPRDVQYLIIGGGLAGLAAANYLTQNGHHNFLLLEARKRLGGRVMTLEMGGCPAELGASYVHGILGNPLYKLAIANGLVDVTQAPKPHKVAAVTEGGKRVPFAVLQEVYEAYYWFFKRCEEYFSCKYKPPEGVQSVGEHVELEIGLFLQRFPPDQKRVRRLIFDYLLKRECCITGCDQMSSVDLVGIGSYVELPGGNVTLPRGYSSILHPVVRAIPKESILLGHVVKSINWNEGDERSSQSNASAVNVLCDNGAEFRAQHVICAVPLGVLKAQSDLFSPPLPNVKVEAMKKLNFGVVNKIFLEWDAPFLTPEISEVILLWETIDETRISLKDRWYRKLYSFCKVSEVLFVSWISGDEARFMESLNVKEIADTCLKILRKFLNDPSVPKPKSCIYTAWNTQAFSRGSYTSIGVGGQQMDIETLSSPLLAPGSEGKKPVVAFAGEHCHSTFYSTGHGAFLSGLTAAQQVSSYNDCSVGVSLSRQSNPDMKTASISDLSSLLGNLDVSGNPNSRGKRDDGGFPTPR
- the LOC131880240 gene encoding uncharacterized protein LOC131880240, yielding MLSIQPFTMARRILTHGEIMLNRAAATPKSYHVVPSWWGRFARYSTSTVPVPLGHDAKLSQSQAAVKSEGNILTDTLNRHHSYLRISLTERCNLRCQYCMPEEGVQLTPQNRLLSSAEIVTLAGIFAEEGVSKIRLTGGEPLVRSDLADIIRSLKAVPGVKTVGITTNALTLSRKLDSLMAAGLDALNISLDTLIKPKFEHITRRRGHDRVLQAIQDASSSGHFDRVKVNCVVMRGMNEEEVPNFVELTREWPIDIRFIEYMPFDGNKWLLKKFVPYQEMLNSLRKSYPELVRISDQPNDTSKAWQVPGFLGQIGFITSMSKNFCGSCNRLRLTADGNLKVCLFGNTELNLRDALRDSALNKDDIKELIGEAVMKKKPRHAGMLKIKESANRPMILIGG
- the LOC131880239 gene encoding uncharacterized protein LOC131880239; this translates as MMNESSAICPKLDSCSTSWSSSSTEGPDSPGMSPCGSPILESSGLSLETKRITGSTVASGSNRSAHPSAHRAQFEITFLDSAPGPGRSSKTYTLMVWPLQNGQKLSSEGSIIKRTFDEFIQLHQSLSSQVSQLGVIVPPVPDEISRTVPFRLGLDLPWNKLEEERLCYFIRKCLSHPVIAEISILSDFFLSTKTPTLKPQFPVKVFFSGLYKGFKGRPKSSHQNEPDLFGKERQRSETYCQHLLSVQERLHRVLDVSNKLSQKLLLLAAVELTTSRVSDDVNVNFSQAFIHEATLLQDKIYASQRYLGSYLATFVKYFESEVKAIGQRDALIEQDGELSDEPSQLALCTQRVGTEIRQFHVERVRRMKETLLSYSVSNVKYSKAIVNEVSIWLSNMPDVAAAKSAHT